From a single Gimesia fumaroli genomic region:
- a CDS encoding SRPBCC family protein has protein sequence MPRADLRRSASDKTGVGRGNFKEWAPLEITYQQEIIAPIDVVFSFLNDDEKMKLWMEGLESTEYPNGENAENPVGTEFIQIIREGGLTQQYTGMVTEYEPPTLLAVKLQSNAFQINVTYELTDLGRKTQLDYHCELVFASLFHRIVGFLFCGLTKRILNTQMKKLSLLAEQESVRRPPPAE, from the coding sequence ATGCCTCGCGCTGATCTTAGAAGATCTGCTTCAGATAAGACAGGAGTTGGTCGTGGCAATTTTAAGGAGTGGGCCCCCTTGGAAATTACCTATCAGCAGGAAATCATCGCTCCGATTGATGTGGTTTTCAGCTTTCTCAACGATGACGAAAAAATGAAGCTCTGGATGGAAGGTCTGGAATCAACCGAATATCCTAACGGCGAGAATGCGGAGAACCCGGTGGGCACAGAGTTTATCCAAATAATTCGAGAGGGTGGTCTCACACAGCAGTATACTGGGATGGTTACGGAATACGAACCTCCCACTTTGCTCGCAGTCAAACTGCAAAGTAATGCATTTCAGATCAATGTAACCTATGAATTAACCGACCTGGGCCGTAAAACGCAGCTCGATTACCATTGTGAGCTGGTCTTCGCTTCGCTGTTTCATCGGATTGTCGGTTTTTTATTCTGTGGACTGACAAAGCGAATCTTAAATACGCAAATGAAAAAACTGAGCCTGCTCGCAGAGCAGGAATCAGTTCGGCGGCCTCCCCCGGCAGAATGA